From Synechococcus sp. A10-1-5-1, a single genomic window includes:
- the bchI gene encoding magnesium chelatase ATPase subunit I: MTQARKRRVFPFTAIVGQEEMKLALLLNVIDPRIGGVMIMGDRGTGKSTTIRALADLLPEIDVVAGDPYNSSESDPDLQSSEVRQRAEQGEQLPTEKRQVPMVDLPLGATEDRLCGTIDIEKALSEGVRAFEPGLLAKANRGLLYVDEVNLLDDHLVDVLLDSAASGWNTVEREGVSVRHPARFVLIGSGNPEEGELRPQLLDRFGMSVEVRTVRDPELRVQVVDQRTAFDNDPDGFNTAVQGTQDGLQARVVEAQNRLPHVQIDDDLRVRISAICGELDVDGLRGDIVTNRAARALAAFEGRTEVTEDDVARVAACCLRHRLRKDPLEQIDSGDRVVKVFCKVFERPESGDKAAFELALAA, translated from the coding sequence GTGACGCAAGCCCGCAAGCGCAGGGTCTTTCCCTTCACCGCCATCGTGGGTCAGGAGGAGATGAAGCTGGCCCTGCTGTTGAACGTGATCGATCCCCGCATTGGCGGCGTGATGATCATGGGAGACCGCGGCACCGGCAAGAGCACCACGATTCGTGCCTTGGCTGATCTCCTGCCCGAGATCGACGTGGTGGCCGGCGACCCCTACAACAGTTCCGAGAGCGACCCCGATCTGCAGAGCAGCGAGGTGCGTCAGCGGGCCGAGCAGGGTGAGCAACTCCCCACCGAGAAGCGCCAGGTGCCGATGGTGGACCTGCCCCTGGGGGCCACCGAAGACCGCCTCTGCGGAACCATCGATATCGAGAAGGCCCTCAGCGAGGGTGTCCGCGCCTTTGAGCCCGGCCTGCTGGCCAAGGCCAACCGGGGCCTGCTCTACGTCGATGAGGTGAACCTGCTGGACGACCACCTCGTCGACGTGCTGCTCGACTCGGCTGCCTCCGGGTGGAACACCGTGGAACGCGAAGGCGTCAGCGTCCGCCACCCCGCCCGCTTCGTGCTGATCGGCTCGGGGAACCCCGAGGAAGGCGAACTGCGTCCCCAATTGCTCGACCGTTTCGGCATGAGCGTCGAGGTGCGGACCGTCCGCGACCCCGAACTGCGGGTACAGGTGGTGGACCAGCGCACCGCCTTTGACAACGACCCCGACGGCTTCAACACCGCCGTCCAAGGCACCCAAGACGGCCTGCAGGCCCGGGTGGTCGAGGCCCAGAACCGCCTGCCCCATGTTCAGATCGACGACGACCTGCGGGTGCGCATCTCCGCGATCTGCGGCGAGCTGGATGTCGATGGCCTGCGGGGCGACATCGTGACCAATCGGGCCGCCCGGGCCCTGGCCGCCTTCGAAGGCCGCACCGAGGTCACCGAAGACGACGTGGCACGCGTGGCCGCCTGCTGCCTGCGTCACCGCCTGCGCAAGGACCCCCTCGAGCAGATCGACTCGGGCGATCGTGTGGTCAAGGTCTTTTGCAAGGTGTTTGAGCGTCCAGAAAGCGGCGACAAGGCCGCCTTCGAATTGGCCCTCGCCGCCTAA
- a CDS encoding alpha/beta hydrolase, translated as MVEPTRLRRRRALSSSLLAGVLSLGSLLALPLRAAEQLDIHLDGLDLPLNLAELERWSRDPQARSGELTVWLNLLDPQSQQQLHRLLNVSLVQQRSFTQQMMRSWAGQRVAEELGVLLSTENGNAGPLVLSTLNTLLKDQQQVTVMELMRALPARQLTINLDGLQQLARGWRQQLSDQEAALQALQTLPLPQGTPLLPLSDGVLLERQPSPADRALQRWRLPVPHRQQPLELELWPVQGAKTWVLLMPGLGGSTDQLRWLAQALHERNWPVVLLDHPGSNELAVRELVQGRRLPPGAETLPGRVQDLQAVVAAAQAGGLPKLGQRVVLMGHSLGGLTSLLAAGLRPEPGLQRRCKRSLADLPLINLSRLLQCQLPEVALPPVQPLAQPIAGVVTFNGFGSLLFPHRGLRDLDVPVFMLGGSLDLITPPLSEQLRLFLPDPNPRSRLVLLEGASHFSPVRMQAGGEAPLFKFGEEWVGVDPTRVQNLILSLSSEFLWGLDQRGLRRDLPPQRRDLGGVSAYVLDHDLAKLWQTRIEVRTSRADPTAPPAGPPER; from the coding sequence GTGGTTGAGCCAACCCGCTTGCGTCGCCGCCGTGCACTGTCCAGCAGTCTGCTGGCTGGAGTCCTCTCGCTGGGATCGCTGCTGGCCCTGCCACTGCGGGCCGCTGAACAACTGGACATCCACCTCGATGGGCTGGATCTCCCCCTCAACCTTGCGGAGCTCGAACGTTGGAGCCGTGATCCACAGGCACGCTCCGGAGAGCTGACGGTCTGGCTCAACCTGCTGGATCCTCAGAGCCAACAGCAGTTGCACCGGCTGCTGAATGTCTCCCTGGTGCAACAGCGCAGCTTCACCCAACAGATGATGCGCAGTTGGGCCGGTCAGCGGGTCGCCGAAGAATTGGGTGTGTTGCTCAGCACGGAGAACGGCAATGCCGGTCCGCTGGTCCTCAGCACCCTCAACACCCTGCTCAAAGACCAGCAGCAGGTGACGGTGATGGAGCTGATGCGGGCACTCCCGGCCCGGCAGCTCACCATCAATCTCGATGGCCTCCAACAGCTCGCTAGAGGCTGGCGGCAACAGTTGTCTGATCAGGAAGCGGCCCTGCAGGCCCTGCAAACCCTGCCGCTGCCGCAGGGGACTCCGCTGTTACCCCTTTCCGATGGGGTTTTGTTGGAGCGGCAGCCCTCGCCGGCGGATCGGGCGCTGCAGCGCTGGCGTCTGCCGGTCCCCCATCGCCAGCAGCCCCTGGAGCTCGAGCTCTGGCCTGTGCAAGGCGCCAAAACCTGGGTGCTGCTGATGCCCGGCTTAGGGGGCAGCACCGATCAGTTGCGCTGGTTGGCCCAGGCACTGCATGAGCGGAACTGGCCCGTGGTGTTGCTCGATCACCCCGGCAGCAATGAGTTGGCCGTGCGCGAGCTTGTTCAGGGGCGTCGCTTACCCCCTGGAGCGGAGACCCTTCCCGGTCGGGTGCAAGACCTACAGGCTGTGGTGGCTGCTGCTCAGGCCGGTGGATTGCCCAAGTTGGGTCAGCGCGTTGTCCTGATGGGCCACTCCCTGGGGGGGCTGACGAGCTTGTTGGCGGCTGGCCTGCGTCCGGAACCGGGACTGCAGCGCCGTTGCAAGCGGTCGCTTGCCGATCTGCCGTTAATCAATCTCTCGCGTCTCCTGCAGTGCCAGCTCCCTGAAGTGGCCCTGCCGCCGGTGCAACCGCTGGCCCAGCCGATTGCAGGGGTGGTGACCTTCAACGGCTTTGGCAGCTTGCTCTTTCCCCATCGCGGCCTGCGGGACCTGGATGTTCCCGTCTTCATGCTGGGGGGAAGTCTGGACTTGATTACGCCGCCCCTCAGTGAGCAGCTACGACTGTTCCTGCCAGATCCCAATCCCCGTAGCCGTCTGGTGCTGCTGGAGGGGGCGAGCCATTTCTCCCCTGTGCGGATGCAGGCTGGCGGTGAGGCTCCCCTGTTCAAGTTCGGCGAGGAGTGGGTTGGTGTGGATCCCACCCGGGTTCAGAACTTGATTTTGAGCTTGAGCAGTGAGTTTCTGTGGGGGCTGGATCAACGTGGGCTCAGGCGGGACTTGCCTCCCCAGCGGCGCGATCTGGGCGGGGTGAGTGCCTACGTGCTCGACCACGACCTGGCGAAGCTTTGGCAGACCCGCATCGAGGTCAGAACTTCACGCGCGGATCCAACAGCGCCACCAGCAGGTCCACCAGAACGCTGA
- a CDS encoding 5-formyltetrahydrofolate cyclo-ligase produces MDGQKAQLRQAFKQRRLTLHAACAPSLRAQAIQGLPGLLPPDRALGLYWPLSGEVDLRCLAKLPVLAGRIALPCIAGGRLTYRHWSPGDPTSPDETGIPAPTSAAANLEARQIGLLLAPALAFDQAGVRLGYGGGWFDRLRQTPPWDQVPALAVVPSGCLVEQLPADPWDVPFPGWLDEQGVHWRPELQPVEQP; encoded by the coding sequence ATGGATGGACAAAAAGCACAACTGCGCCAGGCGTTCAAGCAGCGCCGGCTGACGCTTCACGCAGCCTGCGCCCCAAGCCTTCGTGCCCAGGCGATCCAAGGGCTCCCCGGCCTGCTGCCTCCAGACCGCGCCCTCGGGCTCTACTGGCCCTTGAGCGGGGAAGTGGATCTGCGCTGTCTCGCCAAGCTGCCCGTCCTGGCGGGCCGGATTGCATTGCCCTGCATCGCCGGAGGGCGGTTGACCTATCGCCACTGGAGCCCTGGCGATCCCACCTCACCCGACGAGACGGGTATTCCCGCACCCACCTCTGCTGCGGCCAACCTCGAGGCCAGACAGATCGGTCTCCTACTCGCCCCAGCCCTGGCCTTCGATCAAGCGGGGGTCCGCCTGGGCTATGGCGGCGGCTGGTTCGATCGACTCCGGCAAACGCCCCCTTGGGACCAGGTGCCAGCGCTGGCCGTCGTTCCAAGCGGATGTCTGGTGGAGCAACTACCCGCAGACCCCTGGGATGTGCCCTTCCCCGGCTGGTTGGATGAGCAGGGTGTGCACTGGCGGCCTGAGTTGCAACCTGTTGAGCAACCTTGA
- a CDS encoding homoserine dehydrogenase encodes MTIGIGLLGLGTVGAGVAEILQTPDGRHPLVADLELKRVAVRDLNRPRPIELPGEILCTDPQAVVQDPAVDIVVEVMGGLEPARSLILAAIAAGKPVVTANKAVIARHGEEIAAAAADKGVYVLIEAAVGGGIPIIEPLKQSLGGNRIQRVSGIINGTTNYILSRMADEGAAYAEVLADAQRLGYAEADPAADVGGGDAADKIAILSGLAYGGPIERAAIPTEGIDRLDGCDVNYADQLGYVVKLVAQAKNLGTASDGTVQLDVRVSPTLLPKDHPLAGVHGVNNAILVEGDPVGRVMFYGPGAGSGPTASAVVADILNIAGIRAATGNNGGLDPLLAASRWRNCALVDAGETLQRHYVRLQTGDEAGVIGRIGSCFGDQGVSIRSIVQFETSGEATDAEIVVITHEVKQQHFANALAAIKALPEVKAVAACLPTL; translated from the coding sequence ATGACCATCGGCATCGGCTTGCTCGGGCTCGGCACTGTGGGAGCAGGCGTTGCGGAAATCCTGCAGACCCCAGACGGTCGCCACCCGCTCGTGGCAGATCTGGAGCTCAAACGCGTGGCCGTGCGGGATCTCAACCGCCCTCGGCCGATTGAACTGCCCGGCGAGATTCTCTGCACCGATCCCCAAGCGGTCGTTCAGGACCCCGCGGTGGACATCGTCGTGGAAGTCATGGGTGGCCTCGAGCCCGCCCGCAGCTTGATTCTGGCGGCGATTGCGGCAGGAAAGCCAGTCGTCACGGCCAACAAGGCCGTGATCGCCCGCCACGGCGAAGAGATTGCTGCTGCCGCCGCCGACAAAGGCGTCTATGTCCTGATCGAAGCCGCCGTTGGCGGCGGAATCCCGATCATCGAGCCCCTCAAGCAATCCCTGGGCGGCAACCGGATCCAACGGGTGAGCGGGATCATCAACGGCACCACCAACTACATCCTCAGCCGGATGGCGGATGAGGGCGCGGCCTATGCCGAGGTGCTCGCCGATGCCCAACGGCTGGGCTATGCCGAAGCCGATCCCGCCGCCGATGTGGGCGGTGGTGATGCCGCCGACAAGATCGCCATCCTCTCGGGCCTGGCCTATGGAGGCCCGATCGAGCGCGCCGCGATTCCGACCGAAGGCATCGATCGTCTGGATGGCTGCGATGTGAACTACGCCGACCAACTGGGCTATGTCGTGAAGCTCGTGGCCCAAGCGAAAAATCTGGGCACCGCCAGCGATGGCACCGTGCAACTGGATGTGCGGGTCAGCCCCACCCTTCTGCCCAAGGATCACCCCTTGGCCGGTGTCCACGGCGTGAACAACGCGATCCTGGTGGAAGGCGACCCCGTCGGCCGGGTGATGTTCTACGGCCCAGGAGCAGGGTCCGGCCCCACCGCTTCCGCTGTGGTGGCTGACATCTTGAACATCGCCGGCATCCGGGCTGCCACCGGTAACAACGGCGGACTCGACCCCCTGCTGGCGGCCAGCCGCTGGCGGAACTGCGCCTTGGTGGATGCCGGTGAAACCCTGCAGCGGCACTACGTGCGTCTGCAAACCGGTGATGAAGCAGGCGTGATTGGGCGGATTGGAAGCTGCTTTGGCGACCAGGGCGTCTCCATCCGCTCCATCGTCCAATTCGAAACCTCCGGAGAGGCCACCGACGCCGAAATCGTGGTGATCACCCATGAGGTGAAGCAACAGCATTTTGCCAATGCCCTGGCGGCAATCAAGGCGCTTCCCGAGGTGAAGGCCGTCGCCGCCTGCCTGCCGACGTTGTAG
- a CDS encoding DUF3370 domain-containing protein, with translation MLPVLLASSPAAAPVLRPQQVRPLPGSLDGVLMLNDNNPELISGPGILLSTFAGAGQLDLPLSGRFDLFSHHVYAGTPEKQDSTIWLAVVAQPRGDQPVQLTLLSGSTALSQATDDREPQAPFLPLPERMRQDGSTYAGPGSRVATELLLRQRNPRLPKRWELRPGAPTTLLLLPIPVQGLDPLLNGRNLQLRLQASGAISVATLAAFGEGEKPPSKAALQQLLASGVLSPKEHKPTPRGARGRMVYSRVSGVQVGSTWSAVITDPGQPCLSSASAPISWPIASLERGTLGTAQVQTAELKAHYPGTAWAAHGNYGVAYDIRIPLCNRSKSSTELAVALESPLKTDKAIGGLRFNSTPSRSVMFRGTVELSGLDGESSRQSFHLVQRAGQQGPELGRINVPAGGRRDLRVRLIYPADATPPQVLSLLPVKQSPAPPDSLQP, from the coding sequence ATGCTTCCTGTCCTCCTGGCTTCAAGCCCCGCCGCCGCGCCCGTCCTGCGCCCGCAACAGGTCCGTCCTCTGCCGGGAAGCCTCGATGGGGTGTTGATGCTCAACGACAACAACCCCGAGTTGATCAGCGGACCGGGGATCCTGCTCTCCACCTTTGCGGGAGCCGGCCAGCTGGACCTGCCGCTCAGCGGTCGCTTCGATCTGTTTAGCCACCACGTTTACGCCGGTACCCCGGAGAAACAGGACTCGACCATCTGGTTAGCGGTTGTGGCCCAACCCCGGGGTGATCAACCGGTCCAGCTCACGCTCTTGAGCGGCTCAACCGCCCTCTCCCAGGCCACCGACGACCGCGAACCCCAGGCGCCTTTCCTTCCGCTACCCGAGCGGATGCGCCAAGACGGCTCCACCTACGCCGGACCTGGAAGTCGGGTCGCCACAGAACTGCTGCTGCGCCAACGCAACCCTCGCTTACCCAAACGCTGGGAGTTACGTCCCGGCGCACCCACCACCCTGCTGCTGCTGCCGATTCCGGTGCAGGGACTGGATCCCTTACTCAATGGCCGCAATCTGCAGCTCCGGCTGCAGGCCAGCGGAGCCATCAGCGTGGCCACCCTGGCCGCCTTTGGAGAGGGGGAAAAGCCTCCAAGCAAGGCCGCTCTGCAACAGCTCCTGGCCTCCGGCGTCCTGAGCCCCAAGGAGCACAAACCCACCCCGCGGGGCGCCCGAGGGCGCATGGTCTATTCCCGTGTCAGCGGCGTGCAAGTCGGCAGCACCTGGAGCGCCGTGATCACGGATCCTGGCCAACCTTGCCTCTCGAGTGCATCAGCTCCCATCTCCTGGCCGATTGCCTCACTGGAGCGCGGCACGCTGGGGACCGCTCAGGTGCAGACCGCAGAACTCAAGGCCCACTACCCCGGTACCGCCTGGGCGGCCCATGGGAACTACGGCGTGGCCTACGACATCCGCATCCCGCTCTGCAACCGCTCCAAAAGCAGCACTGAACTCGCCGTCGCTCTGGAGTCACCGCTAAAAACCGACAAAGCCATCGGGGGACTGCGCTTCAACAGCACCCCGTCGCGCTCCGTGATGTTTCGAGGCACGGTCGAACTCAGCGGACTCGACGGTGAATCCAGCCGCCAGAGCTTTCATCTGGTCCAACGGGCCGGTCAGCAAGGACCTGAACTCGGCCGCATCAACGTGCCTGCAGGGGGCCGCCGGGATCTGCGCGTGCGCCTGATCTACCCCGCCGATGCCACACCGCCCCAGGTCCTCAGCCTGCTGCCTGTGAAACAATCGCCAGCACCGCCAGACAGCCTCCAGCCGTGA
- the ruvC gene encoding crossover junction endodeoxyribonuclease RuvC, which produces MRILGIDPGLARVGYGVIDVEEGPGGAQTMLDCGIIRTDPGRSDGERMVEIAKDLRVLIRTWRPQLAAVEKFFFYRSSTTISVVQARGVLMMTLARFAIPVVEFPPMQIKLALAGHGHADKDDVLDAVMRELNLDTPPRPDDAADALAVALTGWFQR; this is translated from the coding sequence TTGCGGATCCTCGGCATCGATCCCGGCCTCGCTCGCGTGGGCTATGGCGTGATTGATGTCGAGGAGGGTCCCGGCGGGGCTCAAACCATGCTTGATTGCGGCATCATCCGCACCGACCCCGGCCGCAGCGATGGCGAGCGGATGGTCGAGATCGCCAAGGACCTACGGGTCCTGATCCGCACCTGGAGGCCTCAGCTAGCGGCTGTCGAGAAGTTTTTCTTCTACCGCTCCAGCACCACCATCTCGGTGGTTCAAGCCCGGGGGGTCCTGATGATGACCTTGGCGCGCTTTGCCATCCCGGTGGTGGAGTTCCCGCCCATGCAGATCAAGCTGGCCTTAGCCGGCCATGGCCATGCCGATAAGGACGATGTGCTCGACGCGGTGATGAGGGAGCTCAACCTCGACACCCCGCCGCGGCCCGATGACGCCGCGGATGCCCTGGCGGTTGCGCTCACCGGCTGGTTCCAGCGCTGA
- a CDS encoding serine hydrolase has protein sequence MGAGRSQRSNRSSWGAPVRLVLRLLVMGLGLGVIAGTGLKLLAPKLGQGAAQAAKPQSLLAPPGRPLPRGLDLGRFEPRLELTALSKRWAQLAARYKDLTVSGYLLVLDDGRFAELAPQRPLPAASSIKTPILLVGLEDLDAGKLRWNERLAMTKEVVGGGAGWMANKPVGTTFPFWEAANEMIRVSDNTATNLLIKRVGGKTVLNARFQALGLTSTAVNNWLPDLDGTNTTSAYDLARSIALVDTGEKLSPRARDLFREVMGRSRTNTLLPLGMLMGLGGDSANPDSELMAHGVTVYNKTGDIGIAYADAGLIELPDGKRAVAAFMVKGPFNDPRSTNLIRAMAGEIAKSLVRKPAPAPAKPKKPTA, from the coding sequence GTGGGCGCAGGTCGGTCACAACGTTCAAACCGCTCCAGCTGGGGGGCACCGGTCCGATTGGTGCTGCGGCTGCTGGTCATGGGACTGGGGCTTGGGGTCATTGCTGGAACCGGCCTGAAGTTGCTCGCCCCAAAACTGGGGCAAGGGGCCGCCCAAGCCGCCAAACCCCAATCGCTTCTGGCGCCCCCCGGACGGCCGCTCCCCCGCGGCCTGGATCTGGGCCGCTTCGAGCCACGGCTGGAGCTCACCGCCCTGAGCAAACGCTGGGCCCAACTCGCCGCTCGCTACAAGGATCTGACCGTCAGCGGCTATCTGCTGGTGCTCGATGACGGCCGCTTTGCGGAACTAGCCCCCCAACGCCCCTTACCTGCCGCCAGCTCGATCAAGACACCGATCTTGCTGGTGGGCCTGGAGGATCTCGATGCCGGAAAGCTGCGCTGGAACGAACGCCTGGCGATGACCAAGGAGGTCGTTGGTGGGGGAGCGGGCTGGATGGCCAACAAGCCCGTCGGGACCACTTTCCCCTTCTGGGAAGCGGCCAACGAGATGATTCGGGTCAGCGACAACACCGCCACCAACCTCCTGATCAAACGGGTGGGCGGCAAAACGGTCCTCAACGCTCGATTCCAAGCCTTGGGTCTCACCAGCACCGCGGTGAACAACTGGCTGCCGGATCTGGACGGCACCAACACCACCAGCGCCTACGACCTCGCCCGCTCCATCGCCCTGGTCGATACGGGCGAGAAGCTGAGCCCACGGGCCCGCGATCTCTTCCGGGAGGTCATGGGCCGATCCCGCACCAACACCCTCCTGCCCCTCGGCATGTTGATGGGTCTAGGCGGTGATTCGGCGAACCCCGACAGCGAACTGATGGCCCACGGGGTGACCGTCTACAACAAAACGGGAGATATCGGCATTGCCTACGCCGATGCCGGCCTGATCGAATTGCCCGACGGCAAACGGGCCGTGGCGGCCTTCATGGTCAAGGGACCCTTCAACGATCCGCGCTCCACGAACTTGATCCGGGCCATGGCTGGCGAGATCGCGAAGAGCCTGGTGCGCAAACCCGCCCCCGCTCCCGCAAAGCCCAAGAAACCCACCGCCTAG
- a CDS encoding SufE family protein, with amino-acid sequence MATGSQKLDQIVDRLKGTADPKRRYEYVLWLAKKLEPLPEEFRNDVFKVKGCVSQVYVVGQLVDGKLHWQGDSDAAITKGLLALLIEGTEGLDPAALAGIDPAFLSETGLQASLTPSRANGFLNIFKMMQAQASALNPAA; translated from the coding sequence ATGGCCACCGGCAGCCAGAAGCTCGACCAAATCGTGGACCGCCTCAAAGGGACCGCTGATCCCAAACGGCGCTACGAGTACGTGCTCTGGCTCGCCAAGAAGTTGGAGCCCCTGCCGGAGGAATTCCGCAACGACGTCTTCAAGGTCAAGGGCTGCGTCTCTCAGGTCTACGTCGTGGGGCAGCTGGTGGACGGAAAACTCCATTGGCAGGGTGACTCTGACGCCGCCATTACCAAAGGACTACTGGCCCTCTTAATCGAGGGCACCGAGGGCCTCGATCCCGCCGCCCTGGCTGGCATTGATCCGGCCTTCTTGAGTGAGACCGGCCTGCAGGCAAGCCTGACCCCGTCTCGGGCCAATGGCTTTCTCAACATCTTCAAGATGATGCAAGCCCAAGCCAGCGCCCTCAACCCCGCGGCTTAA
- a CDS encoding ABC transporter substrate-binding protein — MLPALQLLMGCQPPHPAGQLVVANKSSLESVDPVDVYLLAGTQLLSAVGDPLYAADRQGQLQPRLATALPQFSADGLSARIPLRQGVRFHDGTRFDAEAMVFNLNRFRRLGKLSYLLDDRIRSVRSVGPYTIEVRLTRPYRALAALLSSITFTPVSPTAYQDYSERSLTGRFVGTGPYRLVSYSPRKQQLLPFAGYWGEPAKNAGINLITLSNSTALFGSLVSGEVDLLISSGLESDQQQALDARVARGELVSGEGPAIEIALMALNSQRPPFNRRTLRQAVALSLDRRLISQRVSFGMSEPLRSLVPPPLAGSRPPSWPAYDPKAARALYAKEGFCAGKQLTLPLTFRSNHASDRLFALTWQAQLRRDLGDCVRLEITGVESTSAYRQLAQGVFPMIIYDWIGDYPDPDTYLAPLLGCRKSEGDHCLSGSSVDSGSFWTKPGLQQQLQASESRSGQARRSTLLRIQRETAIGASFVPLWQVNARAWGQRSLRAPQFDGSGRVILQQLEQVKR, encoded by the coding sequence ATGCTGCCGGCCCTGCAGCTGTTGATGGGCTGCCAACCACCCCATCCCGCCGGCCAGCTGGTGGTGGCCAACAAGAGCAGCCTCGAATCCGTCGATCCGGTGGATGTCTACTTGTTGGCCGGAACGCAGTTGCTCAGCGCCGTCGGCGACCCGCTCTACGCAGCCGATCGGCAAGGCCAACTCCAGCCAAGGCTTGCCACAGCTCTACCGCAATTCAGCGCGGACGGCCTCAGCGCTCGCATCCCCCTACGCCAGGGCGTTCGCTTCCACGACGGGACCCGCTTCGACGCCGAGGCGATGGTGTTCAACCTCAATCGCTTTCGGCGACTGGGAAAACTCAGCTACCTGCTGGATGACCGAATCCGCTCGGTTCGCAGCGTGGGGCCGTACACGATTGAAGTCCGTCTGACACGCCCCTACCGCGCCCTGGCGGCCCTACTGAGTTCGATCACCTTCACCCCTGTTTCACCAACGGCCTACCAGGACTACAGCGAGCGCTCCTTGACGGGGCGCTTTGTCGGCACCGGTCCCTACCGCTTGGTGAGCTACAGCCCGCGCAAACAGCAGTTGCTGCCGTTTGCGGGCTACTGGGGTGAGCCCGCCAAGAACGCTGGAATCAACCTGATCACCCTGAGCAACTCCACGGCGCTGTTTGGTTCTCTCGTCAGCGGCGAAGTGGACCTCTTGATTTCTAGTGGCCTCGAGAGCGACCAGCAGCAGGCCCTCGATGCCCGCGTTGCCCGCGGTGAGCTAGTCAGCGGAGAAGGTCCGGCGATCGAGATCGCCTTGATGGCCCTCAACAGTCAACGCCCGCCCTTCAACCGCAGAACGCTGCGTCAAGCGGTGGCCCTGAGCCTGGATCGCCGGCTGATCAGCCAACGGGTGAGTTTTGGCATGAGTGAACCCCTCCGTTCCCTTGTGCCACCGCCGCTCGCAGGCTCGCGCCCCCCGAGCTGGCCGGCCTACGACCCCAAAGCTGCTCGAGCGCTGTACGCCAAGGAGGGCTTCTGCGCAGGGAAACAACTGACCCTGCCACTGACCTTCCGCTCGAACCATGCCTCCGATCGGCTTTTTGCCCTCACCTGGCAGGCCCAATTGCGACGGGACCTGGGGGATTGCGTCCGGCTGGAGATCACCGGGGTGGAGTCCACAAGTGCCTACCGGCAGCTGGCGCAGGGGGTCTTTCCGATGATCATCTACGACTGGATTGGCGATTACCCCGATCCCGACACCTACCTGGCTCCCTTGCTGGGCTGCCGCAAAAGCGAAGGCGACCATTGCCTCTCAGGCAGCAGCGTTGATTCGGGAAGCTTCTGGACCAAGCCCGGCCTGCAACAACAGCTCCAGGCCAGTGAAAGCCGCTCTGGACAGGCACGCCGGTCCACCTTGTTGAGGATCCAACGGGAGACCGCAATCGGGGCCTCGTTTGTTCCCCTCTGGCAGGTCAATGCCCGCGCCTGGGGCCAACGGAGCTTGCGTGCGCCCCAATTTGATGGCTCTGGGCGGGTGATCCTGCAGCAGCTGGAGCAGGTCAAGCGATGA
- a CDS encoding ABC transporter permease, producing the protein MSRRHHLWGYLLSRLALVPVMLWLIASLVFLLLRVAPGDPIDALLGPRAPQAAREALRQQLGLDQSLPVQYGQYLNDLLHGQLGTSLTNQEPVTAVIARSLPASLELGLTALLIAAVVGLAVGFSGIARPEGKLDLSARLYGIGTYAMPPFWAAMMVQLVFAVWLGWLPVGGRFPATLIPPEGSGFYLLDSLLQGNGQQFWGTIRHLVLPASTLGILLSGIFANALRLNLRRALDSDYVEAARSRGLSERRVVLRHALPNALLPVLTIAGITVASLIGGALLIEVTYSWPGVAFRLQEAISQRNYPVVQGIVVVVASLVVAVSVLVDLLVALLDPRVKF; encoded by the coding sequence ATGAGCCGCCGCCATCACCTCTGGGGCTACCTGCTGAGCCGTCTGGCCCTCGTGCCCGTGATGCTCTGGCTGATCGCCAGCCTGGTGTTCCTCCTGCTTCGAGTAGCGCCTGGCGATCCCATCGATGCCCTGCTCGGTCCACGGGCGCCGCAGGCCGCACGGGAGGCCCTCAGGCAGCAACTGGGCCTCGATCAAAGCCTCCCGGTGCAGTACGGCCAGTACCTCAATGACCTCCTGCACGGCCAGTTAGGCACCTCCCTGACCAACCAGGAGCCCGTGACGGCGGTGATTGCCCGCAGCCTTCCCGCCAGCCTGGAGCTGGGCCTAACGGCCCTGCTGATCGCGGCGGTCGTTGGACTCGCCGTGGGCTTCAGCGGCATCGCCCGACCGGAGGGAAAGCTCGACCTCTCGGCCCGGCTCTATGGGATTGGCACCTACGCCATGCCTCCGTTTTGGGCCGCGATGATGGTCCAACTGGTGTTTGCGGTCTGGCTGGGCTGGCTCCCAGTGGGCGGACGCTTCCCGGCCACCTTGATTCCTCCTGAGGGCAGTGGCTTTTACCTGCTCGACAGCCTGCTGCAGGGCAATGGCCAGCAGTTTTGGGGAACGATCCGACATCTGGTGCTGCCGGCCAGCACCTTGGGCATCCTGCTGAGCGGCATCTTTGCCAACGCCCTGCGCCTCAATCTGCGGCGGGCCTTGGATTCCGACTACGTGGAGGCAGCCCGCAGCCGCGGCCTCAGTGAACGCCGCGTCGTACTCCGCCATGCCCTACCCAATGCCCTACTGCCGGTGTTGACCATTGCCGGCATCACTGTGGCCTCCTTGATCGGCGGGGCCCTGCTGATCGAGGTGACCTATTCCTGGCCTGGGGTGGCTTTCCGTCTTCAAGAAGCAATCAGCCAACGCAACTACCCCGTCGTCCAAGGGATCGTGGTGGTCGTGGCCAGCCTCGTCGTGGCGGTCAGCGTTCTGGTGGACCTGCTGGTGGCGCTGTTGGATCCGCGCGTGAAGTTCTGA